In a single window of the Lynx canadensis isolate LIC74 chromosome E2, mLynCan4.pri.v2, whole genome shotgun sequence genome:
- the FAAP24 gene encoding Fanconi anemia core complex-associated protein 24 isoform X3, with product MSPKLIWWQEMATERGLFRLEINLQGIVIVEKTQMSEQYFSAIQKFTVLDLGMVLLPVTSQMEASCLIIQLVQEQTKEPSKNPFLSKKRTLMPELSLLRTVQQIPGVGKVKAPLLLQKFPSLQQLSNASIRELEPVVGQAVAQHIHAFFTQPR from the exons ATGTCACCGAAGCTGATTTGGTGGCAGGAAATGGCTACAGAAAGAGGCTTGTTCAGGTTAGAAAT TAATCTTCAAGGGATCGTGATCGTTGAGAAAACGCAGATGAGTGAACAGTACTTCTCGGCCATACAGAAGTTTACTGTGCTGGACCTTGGGATGGTGTTGCTTCCAGTGACCAGCCAGATGGAAGCGTCCTGCCTTATTATCCAGTTA GTTCAAGAACAAACCAAAGAGCCCAGTAAGAACCCTTTCCTCAGTAAGAAACGGACTCTGATGCCTGAGCTATCCCTCCTTCGAACTGTGCAGCAGATCCCAGGAGTTGGAAAAGTTAAAGCCCCTCTTCTGCTTCAGAAGTTCCCAAGTCTCCAGCAACTCAGTAATGCTTCCATCAGAGAACTAGAGCCAGTGGTGGGACAGGCAGTGGCACAGCACATTCATGCCTTCTTCACACAGCCCAGGTGA
- the FAAP24 gene encoding Fanconi anemia core complex-associated protein 24 isoform X1, translated as MGSCQRGPGFEWNVGPCAGKPAQIPSSVFCFFCFVLFCFFIRSRQPMARNAPEGTGPMHVPFGHIVANTKWRGSKLLQGMQGKIKIVFEDGLTPVDFYVSSRSCILYVTEADLVAGNGYRKRLVQVRNSSNLQGIVIVEKTQMSEQYFSAIQKFTVLDLGMVLLPVTSQMEASCLIIQLVQEQTKEPSKNPFLSKKRTLMPELSLLRTVQQIPGVGKVKAPLLLQKFPSLQQLSNASIRELEPVVGQAVAQHIHAFFTQPR; from the exons ATGGGCTCCTGCCAAAGAGGTCCCGGCTTTGAGTGGAACGTGGGGCCGTGTGCAGGAAAGCCAGCTCAAATTCcgtcttctgttttttgttttttttgttttgttttgttttgtttttttatcagaTCGAGACAGCCGATGGCTAGGAACGCGCCTGAGGGCACAGGTCCCATGCACGTGCCTTTTGGGCATATTGTGGCCAACACGAAATGGCGCGGATCGAAGCTCCTGCAGGGGATGCAAG GGAAAATTAAAATCGTTTTTGAGGATGGCCTGACACCGGTAGATTTTTACGTGTCAAGCAGATCTTGCATTCTTTATGTCACCGAAGCTGATTTGGTGGCAGGAAATGGCTACAGAAAGAGGCTTGTTCAGGTTAGAAAT tcCAGTAATCTTCAAGGGATCGTGATCGTTGAGAAAACGCAGATGAGTGAACAGTACTTCTCGGCCATACAGAAGTTTACTGTGCTGGACCTTGGGATGGTGTTGCTTCCAGTGACCAGCCAGATGGAAGCGTCCTGCCTTATTATCCAGTTA GTTCAAGAACAAACCAAAGAGCCCAGTAAGAACCCTTTCCTCAGTAAGAAACGGACTCTGATGCCTGAGCTATCCCTCCTTCGAACTGTGCAGCAGATCCCAGGAGTTGGAAAAGTTAAAGCCCCTCTTCTGCTTCAGAAGTTCCCAAGTCTCCAGCAACTCAGTAATGCTTCCATCAGAGAACTAGAGCCAGTGGTGGGACAGGCAGTGGCACAGCACATTCATGCCTTCTTCACACAGCCCAGGTGA
- the FAAP24 gene encoding Fanconi anemia core complex-associated protein 24 isoform X2 has protein sequence MARNAPEGTGPMHVPFGHIVANTKWRGSKLLQGMQGKIKIVFEDGLTPVDFYVSSRSCILYVTEADLVAGNGYRKRLVQVRNSSNLQGIVIVEKTQMSEQYFSAIQKFTVLDLGMVLLPVTSQMEASCLIIQLVQEQTKEPSKNPFLSKKRTLMPELSLLRTVQQIPGVGKVKAPLLLQKFPSLQQLSNASIRELEPVVGQAVAQHIHAFFTQPR, from the exons ATGGCTAGGAACGCGCCTGAGGGCACAGGTCCCATGCACGTGCCTTTTGGGCATATTGTGGCCAACACGAAATGGCGCGGATCGAAGCTCCTGCAGGGGATGCAAG GGAAAATTAAAATCGTTTTTGAGGATGGCCTGACACCGGTAGATTTTTACGTGTCAAGCAGATCTTGCATTCTTTATGTCACCGAAGCTGATTTGGTGGCAGGAAATGGCTACAGAAAGAGGCTTGTTCAGGTTAGAAAT tcCAGTAATCTTCAAGGGATCGTGATCGTTGAGAAAACGCAGATGAGTGAACAGTACTTCTCGGCCATACAGAAGTTTACTGTGCTGGACCTTGGGATGGTGTTGCTTCCAGTGACCAGCCAGATGGAAGCGTCCTGCCTTATTATCCAGTTA GTTCAAGAACAAACCAAAGAGCCCAGTAAGAACCCTTTCCTCAGTAAGAAACGGACTCTGATGCCTGAGCTATCCCTCCTTCGAACTGTGCAGCAGATCCCAGGAGTTGGAAAAGTTAAAGCCCCTCTTCTGCTTCAGAAGTTCCCAAGTCTCCAGCAACTCAGTAATGCTTCCATCAGAGAACTAGAGCCAGTGGTGGGACAGGCAGTGGCACAGCACATTCATGCCTTCTTCACACAGCCCAGGTGA
- the FAAP24 gene encoding Fanconi anemia core complex-associated protein 24 isoform X4 — protein sequence MSEQYFSAIQKFTVLDLGMVLLPVTSQMEASCLIIQLVQEQTKEPSKNPFLSKKRTLMPELSLLRTVQQIPGVGKVKAPLLLQKFPSLQQLSNASIRELEPVVGQAVAQHIHAFFTQPR from the exons ATGAGTGAACAGTACTTCTCGGCCATACAGAAGTTTACTGTGCTGGACCTTGGGATGGTGTTGCTTCCAGTGACCAGCCAGATGGAAGCGTCCTGCCTTATTATCCAGTTA GTTCAAGAACAAACCAAAGAGCCCAGTAAGAACCCTTTCCTCAGTAAGAAACGGACTCTGATGCCTGAGCTATCCCTCCTTCGAACTGTGCAGCAGATCCCAGGAGTTGGAAAAGTTAAAGCCCCTCTTCTGCTTCAGAAGTTCCCAAGTCTCCAGCAACTCAGTAATGCTTCCATCAGAGAACTAGAGCCAGTGGTGGGACAGGCAGTGGCACAGCACATTCATGCCTTCTTCACACAGCCCAGGTGA
- the LOC115502361 gene encoding LOW QUALITY PROTEIN: transcription factor BTF3 homolog 4-like (The sequence of the model RefSeq protein was modified relative to this genomic sequence to represent the inferred CDS: deleted 1 base in 1 codon), giving the protein MNQEKLAKLQAQVRIGGKGTARRKKKVVHRTATADDKKLQSSLKKLAVNNIAGIEEVNMIKDDGTVVIHFNNPKVQASLSANTFAITGHAEAKPITEMLPGILSWLGADSLKSLRKLAEQFPRQVLDSKAPKPEDIDEEEEEEEEDVPDLVENFDEASKNEAN; this is encoded by the exons ATGAATCAAGAAAAGTTAGCCAAACTTCAGGCTCAGGTCCGGATAGGGGGCAAGGGTACAGCTCGCAGAAAGAAGAAGGTGGTACATAGAACAGCTACAGCTGATGACAAAAAACTTCAGAGTTCTCTAAAAAAACTGGCTGTGAATAATATAGCTGGTATTGAAGAGGTGAACATGATTAAAGACGATGGGACAGTT GTTATTCATTTCAACAATCCCAAAGTCCAAGCTTCCCTTTCTGCTAACACCTTTGCAATTACTGGTCATGCAGAAGCCAAACCAATCACAGAAATGCTTCCTGGAATATTAAGttggcttggtgctgacagcttaaaaAGTCTTAGGAAGTTAGCTGAACAGTTCCCTCGGCAAGTGTTGGATAGCAAAGCACCAAAACCAGAAGACattgatgaggaggaggaggaggaggaggaggatgttcCAGATCTCGTAGAAAATTTTGATGAGGCATCAAAGAATGAAGctaactaa